The following coding sequences are from one Methanofollis sp. window:
- a CDS encoding regulator of amino acid metabolism, contains ACT domain protein produces the protein MWAKIMQEFADSPAQARVVRFLLENGFGVSAEGRITCNGIEIPATHIAREIGIDRRVVDATARRILTMGPAAEIFSLMRATPDLSRVAGFLKLTVITILPRDAHEKGIVGAVVGVLAAHDLAIRQIFVNDPYLSESPKLVVVLDEPLPLGVIEKLRALPHVQQLII, from the coding sequence ATGTGGGCAAAAATCATGCAGGAATTTGCCGATTCCCCGGCCCAGGCCCGGGTCGTCAGGTTTCTCCTCGAGAACGGCTTTGGCGTCTCCGCTGAAGGGCGCATCACCTGCAATGGTATCGAGATACCGGCCACGCATATCGCACGGGAGATCGGGATCGACCGTCGGGTCGTCGATGCCACGGCCCGCCGTATCCTGACGATGGGGCCGGCAGCAGAGATATTTTCACTGATGAGAGCAACTCCCGACCTCTCCCGGGTGGCCGGGTTCCTGAAACTCACGGTCATCACCATTCTCCCGAGAGACGCCCATGAGAAGGGGATTGTCGGCGCGGTGGTCGGCGTCCTTGCCGCGCACGACCTGGCCATCAGGCAGATCTTCGTGAACGACCCGTACTTATCCGAGTCCCCGAAACTTGTCGTCGTCCTCGACGAACCCCTGCCTCTCGGCGTGATCGAAAAATTGCGGGCCCTCCCCCATGTTCAACAATTGATCATCTGA
- a CDS encoding HDIG domain-containing metalloprotein, with product MQLLEQLEAHLSDAGCDPRVIAHCRTVNAVAAGYARSPVVDRELLIAGAMLHDLGRSETHSLHHAEVGADLARQTGCPDEVARIVQRHIGAGLTVEECALLGLIPRDSVPQRLEERIVAHADNLVKGTRVITSEERMDRSVTLGRKFRVRAVRLGLDLEPLRHLR from the coding sequence CTGAGTGATGCCGGGTGCGATCCCCGCGTCATCGCCCATTGTCGTACCGTTAACGCCGTCGCTGCAGGATATGCCCGGTCTCCGGTCGTCGACAGGGAACTGCTGATAGCCGGAGCCATGCTCCACGACCTTGGCCGGTCAGAGACCCACTCGCTCCACCATGCCGAGGTCGGCGCCGACCTCGCCCGCCAGACAGGGTGTCCTGATGAAGTCGCCAGGATCGTCCAGAGGCATATCGGCGCGGGGCTGACCGTCGAGGAATGCGCTCTTCTCGGGCTCATTCCCCGGGACTCGGTGCCGCAAAGGCTGGAGGAACGGATTGTGGCCCATGCCGACAATCTGGTAAAAGGGACGCGGGTGATCACGTCTGAAGAGCGGATGGACCGATCTGTTACCCTCGGCAGAAAATTTCGGGTGCGGGCCGTCAGGCTCGGCCTCGACCTCGAGCCCCTCCGTCACCTCAGATGA